TTCCGCGTCGAAGCGCGCGTTTTCGTGCCGGGAACAGCGGCTCTGCGCCCGAACGATTGCGCGCGTGGAGATGTCCACGCCGATAAACTCACGCACGTCGCGCTCCGCAAGGAGTCGCTCGGAGAACGCCCCTTCCCCGCACCCGACCTCTAACACCCGCCCGTAGGCGTTCTGTGGGATCCGCGCGAGCGCCTGGCCGCATTTGTGGTTTTGATACGGTGAACCCTCGTAAGACCAGGGGTTGGGCCGCCGGTAGAGGCGTTCGAAGAAATGACGCAGGATCCAGTCCTGAAAGCTGGGACCGGGCGCCGCGACGAGACCGAACAGCACGCGATGCAACGCGTCACGAGCCCGGTTCGGCGGGTAGCGTATGCCTTGGTTCATCGGATCCATGGTTTATAGTGTACACGCGGGGCGCGCGACCGATGCCGAACCGGTGACACGCGCGAACTCTTACTGGCCTGGGGATCTCGGGTATAACTCCTTGGAGTTATTGATATCCGCTCCTTCTTGACGTAGTGTGGATCCGGTGGGTTTGGAATAATAAAAGGGGAGGCAACTCATGAACGCTATTATGGTGAAAATCTTCGATACGCTGGCCAAAGTCGGTTTAGATAAGCTCGAACGAACGCTTATCTTTGGGGCCGTCCTGGTCACGGTTTTAGCCCTCGCGGTCGGCGCCGTCGAGGCGTCGTACGCATGGTTTACCTTCTTATTCCGGTGGCTGCATGTGATTTCCGGCGTGATGTGGATCGGGCTCCTGTGGTACTTCAATTTCGTGCAGATCCCCTCGATGCCCAAGATCCCCGATGAGCACAAACCCGCCATCAGCAAGGTCATCGCGCCAACGGCGTTGTTCTGGTTCCGGTGGGCCGCGTTGTCGACGGTCGTGACCGGGCTCCTGGTAGCGATCATGAACGGTTATATCGTCAACGCCCTTATCCTCGGCATCGGGACCGGTGGCCGGGACACCTACATCGGGATCGGCATGTGGATGGGCCTCATTATGGCCTACAATGTGTGGATGATCATCTGGCCTAACCAGCGAAAGGTCCTGGGCATGGTCGAGGCGTCCGACGAGCAAAAAAAAGCGGCAGCGCGCACGGCGATGTTGGCGAGCCGCTTCAATACGATGTTTTCGATCCCTATGCTTTATTTCATGGTCGCGGCGCAGAACGTTTCTTAAAGATGCCCGCGGCTCAGAGTTTGTGAAAAAACCTACTACGCTCGGGATCTCGCGTTCCGGCGGTGCTCGGAATCCTCATGTATTTCAATATACACTCCGGTTCCTGCGCTCCGGCGGAACGCGACCTCCCTTCGCTCGCGACGGTTTTTTCACCAACTCTCACGCCATGACCCGAGACATCGGCAGGCGCGCCTCCCGCCCGATTAAGGTATTGATCTCCCTCTCGCGGTGTCGCCGCGGGGGTCTCTAACTCGCTGGTGACACCGGCAAACATTTCTGGACGATTTGCAACAACGTTTCCTTCTTAATCGGTTTGATTAAATGCGCCGTGCATCCCGCGGTGATACTCTTATCCATTTCCTGCTTTATGGCATGAGCCGTCAGGGCGATAATCGGGGTCGGAGCGCGGCCCTGTTCCGTTTCCCACTCGCGCATGGCGCGCGTTGCCTGGTGACCGTCCATCACCGGCATCTGGATATCCATCAATACCAGACCATAGGCGCGGGCCTTGAACTTCTGGAGCGCCACGCTCCCATTTTCAGCCTCCTCGATTTTGTATGGCGTTTTTCGCAGATAAGCTTTGATGAGCAGCCGGTTATCGGGCGTGTCTTCCACCAATAGGATAGGTAAATTTTCCGCACGCCGTGCAAGTGACGGCGTTGTGACGATGTGGTCTTGCGTTTCGTCTAAGGTTTTTAGCATGGCGACATTGATTGCTTTGATCAGCTCCACGGACTTTACCGGCTTGATCAAGTAGGCGCCGATCCCAAGCGCGCTGGCTGTGCTCATATCACTGGAAAGTTGCGAGGAAGATACCATTAGTATCGTTTTGCACCATCCGCCCGCGGTACGCAACGCCTCAACCACCGCGAAGCCATCGACCTCCGGCATGCGACAATCGGTAATGACGACAGCGTAATCTTGGCCCGTGCGGCTCGCCTCCCGGAATAGCTTGATGCCCTCCGCGCCTCCGTGGGCCTCGCTCACCAACGCGCCTTGAGCGCTCAGTACTTCGCGCAAGATCAGTCGATTAGTCGAATTATCATCGATGATGAGCACACGAACCTCCTTAAGACTAAAGAATGCATCCGTAGCAATTCTAGCCTGGGGTTCCGGGACGGATCCCAGAGTGATCGCGAACGATAAAACGCTACCTTTTCCTTCGACACTCTCCGCACGTATCCGCCCACCCATAAGCTCCACCAAGCGCTTGGAAATCGTGAGGCCGAGCCCCGTCCCTCCGTACTGTCGGGTCGTGGATGAATCAGCTTGGGAAAAGCTATCGAAGATCGTGTCGATTTTGTCCGCGGGAATGCCGATCCCGGTATCCTCTACCGAGAATAAAAGCCGATAGGGATCGCTTATGTCGGGATTAGGCGAGACCTTGACCACTACCTCGCCCTTTTGGGTGAATTTGATTGCATTCCCGACGAGGTTTAAAAGGATCTGGCGCAGCCGCGCCGCGTCGCCCTTCACTTGGGCCGGAACATCCGTGCCGATGTGACAGAGCAACTCGAGATTCTTCTCGTCGGCTCTCAACGCGTGAATATCGACTGTTTCTTCGATCAAAGTACGTAAATTGAACGGGATTTCCTCGAGATCCAACTGCCCGGCTTCGATCTTCGAGAGGTCCAGTATCTCGTTTACCAGCGCCAGCAATGCTTCTCCAGCCTTTTTGAAGACGCCGACATAGCGTTTTTGCACGCGCGTCAGCGGCGTCTCGCTGAGCAGCTCGCCCATGCCGATAATCGCGTTCAGCGGCGTCCGGATCTCATGGCTCATGCTTGCCAGAAACTCGGTTTTCACCGTGGATGCCTTGATGGCCGCATCACGGGTAACGGCAAGCTCTTTGGTTTGCAAGCTAACCTGGCGTTCGATTTCCTGATTCCGCCGGCTTAACTCCCACGCCTGTATTTCCCTCGCCCGGGCGAGGGCTACGATTAATGTCGTCACACCGATTCCTAGCACGATGGCGGTAGCGATCAATCCCTTGTCGATCTCTCTCCAAAGCACTTGCTTTTCCACGACCAACTTCATCGAATAATAGGGAAACTGCGCAAGTGTTTCTTCCTTGAACGCGCCGATGGAAAAATTCGCGTTTTCCGGCGCCACGGCGCCGCGCTGCTCGAATACGAGTTGCCGTCCCGTGACGCCCTGGGATTCCGTATACAAGCTTACCGAAACATCATCGCGTAATAGGGACTCGCTGAATAAATGGCCGGGATTCACGAGGATAGCCACAAACGGGGCGGGCACGGTATTCGATCGTTGGTCCGCGCCGGCGCCCTGCGCCGGACCGGCGCCGATCGCTTTGATGAGCGTATAGGGACGAATTCTCTCAGTGTCCGAGGCGGGGGGGCCAGGGACCACCATACCGGTGTCGACCGCCGCCCGCAGGGCATCCGTAAAACGCGGGTCGGAGAGAATTTGATCGTTGTAGAGCGCTTCTTTCGCGGGGTTTCGACCGATGTATAACTCGCCGCCGCTACCCCACAAGATCGTGGGGCCCGCGGGCGGAGGATCCCCGCTCGCATCCGGTCTCAACGCCATATCTTTCGGCGAGTGATTTAGAGAAACGCCGCTCCTATGAAACGAAATTGATTCGATGAATGGATTACGCGCGAGCAGCGATTTCAGAAAGGCGGGTAATGTGGCTACCGCAGAGGCATCCAGCCCCTCCACAAGCGCGGCGATATTGTAAAGAGAGTTATGAGCGGCCGAAGCGCTGAGTTTGACTGTATCCCGTAACAGTATCGAGTCAAAAGCGAATTCCTTTTTCTCGGCCTCGAGCGCATTCTGCCACGCTAACATCACAAGCAGCAAAGAAAACGCCGCGCCGAAGATCGTGCTTATGGCATATATCAACGGCGGCGACGCGTGCCGCACCTCCTTCACGCGGTAACGCCCCTCCACGGGATTAATCGTAGCTGATCTCGACCTGTTCGAGGTAGGCATGTAACTCGTCCACGGCGTTCGTTATCGCTTCGCTGTCCCGGTTCTGCGCGCCCCGTTCTATAATCCCGCCAAGCTCACTCAGGGCATTGAAGCCATACCCGCCCCCGCAACCTTTCATGCTATGACCTAGGATCCGCACCGTTTCCATATCCTCTTGCGCTAAGGCTGCGCGAATCGTCAATGCATCCTGCCGCCTATTATTCAAAAAGCCCGGGATAAGATCTTTCAGCTCTGGGTCTACGCGAACAATTCTCGTTGCCATTATTTTCGATCTTAACCTCTCAACCCTAATCTTCCTCTGAGGCTCGCCGCGACGTTCTAAACTCCTCCGGTTCGATATGATGCTGTTTAAGCAGCTTGTAGAATTCCGTTCGATTGCGTCCGGCGAGCCGCGCCGCGTGGGAAACGTGGCCGTTCGTGACCCGC
The Pseudomonadota bacterium DNA segment above includes these coding regions:
- a CDS encoding nodulation S family protein; amino-acid sequence: MDPMNQGIRYPPNRARDALHRVLFGLVAAPGPSFQDWILRHFFERLYRRPNPWSYEGSPYQNHKCGQALARIPQNAYGRVLEVGCGEGAFSERLLAERDVREFIGVDISTRAIVRAQSRCSRHENARFDAENIFSARLPAAFDLIVVCEVLYYLGGSAPDLAALLIPMLSPRGRLLLVHLWPEAEQLHRAFLASGDLSVLDELIDRHSVRPFCVSLLGRGP
- a CDS encoding urate hydroxylase PuuD, translating into MNAIMVKIFDTLAKVGLDKLERTLIFGAVLVTVLALAVGAVEASYAWFTFLFRWLHVISGVMWIGLLWYFNFVQIPSMPKIPDEHKPAISKVIAPTALFWFRWAALSTVVTGLLVAIMNGYIVNALILGIGTGGRDTYIGIGMWMGLIMAYNVWMIIWPNQRKVLGMVEASDEQKKAAARTAMLASRFNTMFSIPMLYFMVAAQNVS
- a CDS encoding response regulator, translating into MEGRYRVKEVRHASPPLIYAISTIFGAAFSLLLVMLAWQNALEAEKKEFAFDSILLRDTVKLSASAAHNSLYNIAALVEGLDASAVATLPAFLKSLLARNPFIESISFHRSGVSLNHSPKDMALRPDASGDPPPAGPTILWGSGGELYIGRNPAKEALYNDQILSDPRFTDALRAAVDTGMVVPGPPASDTERIRPYTLIKAIGAGPAQGAGADQRSNTVPAPFVAILVNPGHLFSESLLRDDVSVSLYTESQGVTGRQLVFEQRGAVAPENANFSIGAFKEETLAQFPYYSMKLVVEKQVLWREIDKGLIATAIVLGIGVTTLIVALARAREIQAWELSRRNQEIERQVSLQTKELAVTRDAAIKASTVKTEFLASMSHEIRTPLNAIIGMGELLSETPLTRVQKRYVGVFKKAGEALLALVNEILDLSKIEAGQLDLEEIPFNLRTLIEETVDIHALRADEKNLELLCHIGTDVPAQVKGDAARLRQILLNLVGNAIKFTQKGEVVVKVSPNPDISDPYRLLFSVEDTGIGIPADKIDTIFDSFSQADSSTTRQYGGTGLGLTISKRLVELMGGRIRAESVEGKGSVLSFAITLGSVPEPQARIATDAFFSLKEVRVLIIDDNSTNRLILREVLSAQGALVSEAHGGAEGIKLFREASRTGQDYAVVITDCRMPEVDGFAVVEALRTAGGWCKTILMVSSSQLSSDMSTASALGIGAYLIKPVKSVELIKAINVAMLKTLDETQDHIVTTPSLARRAENLPILLVEDTPDNRLLIKAYLRKTPYKIEEAENGSVALQKFKARAYGLVLMDIQMPVMDGHQATRAMREWETEQGRAPTPIIALTAHAIKQEMDKSITAGCTAHLIKPIKKETLLQIVQKCLPVSPAS
- a CDS encoding Hpt domain-containing protein, with the protein product MATRIVRVDPELKDLIPGFLNNRRQDALTIRAALAQEDMETVRILGHSMKGCGGGYGFNALSELGGIIERGAQNRDSEAITNAVDELHAYLEQVEISYD